Proteins from a single region of Sphaerochaeta globosa str. Buddy:
- a CDS encoding ABC transporter substrate-binding protein, with protein sequence MKKRGFLTVLLCILIAVVLPAAGSKETAMESQKVSITYSFWGTPDEGAAVQKVADQFNASQDRISVEIMAIPHDTYVTKLNTLATARNLPDCGIMSEAGVLQFAENGLLYDISNMYGAGESKPLDSLAFRYQGKPVAYSAANEILLLYYNKAMFDKAGIAYPPTDAKNAWTWDEFVQVSKLLTLDANGNNATSSAFNPNTIVQYGCMVENLTWQLEVWCLSNGSGFYTEDGSKVIINEAAATEALQKIADLHLVHHVAPISSGLTDDGVQRSLIAGTCAMTTNGAWNVGTSLASARSEGLNYGVAVLPYMKEKVTICTGGPNVVFSQTKHPKEAMEWVKWYMQEENSWSLIETGIWMPILEKWYTDESFTRKWVENPNFPPYDDYKKAVVDYARDYSRSTSWYYVNNTNDFNTLLGSVLGEVWTGKKSAKDAIGQSYPQLVSAFKGEL encoded by the coding sequence ATGAAAAAAAGAGGTTTCTTGACTGTACTGCTATGCATCCTTATAGCAGTGGTGTTGCCTGCAGCAGGTTCCAAGGAAACAGCAATGGAAAGCCAGAAGGTGAGTATCACCTATTCGTTCTGGGGTACTCCTGATGAAGGAGCTGCCGTACAAAAGGTTGCTGATCAGTTCAATGCATCGCAGGATAGGATTTCTGTAGAAATCATGGCAATTCCGCATGATACCTATGTGACCAAGCTCAATACGCTTGCAACGGCAAGGAATTTGCCTGACTGCGGTATTATGAGCGAGGCCGGAGTACTGCAGTTTGCAGAGAACGGACTGTTGTATGACATTTCGAATATGTATGGGGCGGGTGAATCCAAGCCTTTGGATTCATTGGCATTCCGCTACCAGGGAAAGCCGGTTGCCTACTCGGCAGCAAATGAGATTCTGTTGCTCTATTACAACAAGGCTATGTTCGATAAGGCGGGAATCGCGTACCCCCCGACCGATGCGAAGAATGCATGGACGTGGGATGAGTTTGTACAGGTTTCCAAACTACTTACCTTGGATGCAAATGGTAACAATGCGACCAGCTCTGCCTTTAATCCCAACACGATTGTTCAGTACGGTTGCATGGTGGAGAACTTGACATGGCAGTTGGAGGTATGGTGCCTGAGCAACGGAAGCGGTTTCTATACAGAGGATGGGAGCAAAGTCATCATTAACGAAGCAGCTGCAACTGAAGCACTGCAGAAGATTGCCGATCTTCATCTGGTGCATCATGTCGCCCCGATTTCCTCCGGACTGACCGACGACGGTGTCCAACGTTCACTGATTGCAGGCACGTGTGCCATGACTACCAACGGAGCTTGGAATGTAGGAACCAGCCTCGCTTCTGCACGTTCTGAAGGGTTGAACTACGGTGTAGCGGTACTTCCTTACATGAAAGAGAAAGTAACCATTTGTACCGGAGGCCCGAATGTTGTATTCAGCCAGACAAAGCATCCAAAGGAAGCGATGGAATGGGTGAAGTGGTACATGCAGGAAGAGAATAGCTGGTCACTGATCGAGACAGGCATCTGGATGCCAATTCTTGAGAAGTGGTACACCGATGAGTCTTTTACCCGCAAATGGGTGGAAAATCCAAATTTCCCGCCGTATGATGACTACAAGAAAGCGGTGGTGGACTACGCAAGGGACTATTCTCGTTCAACATCATGGTACTATGTGAACAATACCAATGACTTCAACACTCTCCTGGGTTCTGTCCTTGGCGAAGTGTGGACAGGAAAGAAATCGGCCAAAGATGCAATTGGGCAGAGCTATCCTCAATTAGTCTCCGCTTTCAAGGGCGAGCTGTAA
- a CDS encoding glycoside hydrolase family 127 protein, with the protein MMQESLCSVDLRSIEITDPLFSHYVSMISDVVIPYQWEILNDRVEGAVRSHCLENFRIASKQTQGSFYGQVFQDSDVYKWLEALSYCLLRGKAMSFIPIADEVIALLESAQQSDGYLHTYHIINGLDKRWTNLLEAHELYCAGYLIEAAIAYHEATGKERLLGVALRFADLICATFGPADNQIHGYPGHEEIELALIRLYRHTHTKRYLQTAQYFLETRGSEPNYFVSEIANRKGPCLFEEFRDYDLCYSQAHQRPVDQRSAEGHAVRALYLYCAMADFAQEKGDEAYRIACEALWESIEQKRMYITGSVGSSGLLERFTTDYDLPNDRNYGESCASVALMMFGRRMAKLTGMARYHDTVERALFNTVLSGISADGLHYFYVNPLEVWPEACMPFTSMAHVKPVRKKWFSVACCPTNIARTLANLGSYIYESNGNSVVVNQLISSSIVIEIGKEKRILHLDVSDSGRSHLTLSCDKDLLVQLRLPWYANHPTCKEDGTKREVIVAHGYVQIQLHAGKTVTMDLHVEPQWMAANPQVRADQHRVALQYGPFVFCLEETDNSANLASLVVDSTRKPTVSGFLEELPGKLPILGYEAWKVESEEQGPLYRKASYRLKPRQVRAIPYCMWGNREKGEMLVFQYLKTV; encoded by the coding sequence ATGATGCAAGAAAGCCTGTGTAGTGTAGATTTACGGAGCATAGAGATAACAGACCCACTCTTCTCCCACTATGTTTCCATGATTAGTGATGTGGTTATCCCCTACCAATGGGAAATTCTGAATGATAGGGTGGAAGGAGCTGTTCGCTCACACTGTCTGGAAAACTTCCGAATAGCAAGTAAACAAACTCAGGGGTCTTTCTATGGGCAGGTGTTTCAGGATAGCGATGTGTACAAATGGCTGGAAGCCCTTTCCTATTGTCTGTTGAGAGGAAAAGCCATGTCATTTATTCCTATCGCTGATGAGGTAATCGCTTTATTGGAAAGTGCACAACAAAGCGATGGGTATCTGCATACCTACCATATCATCAATGGACTTGATAAGCGTTGGACCAACTTGCTTGAGGCGCATGAGCTTTATTGTGCAGGGTATCTGATAGAGGCTGCAATAGCTTACCATGAAGCAACAGGAAAGGAACGCCTTTTGGGTGTAGCCCTTCGTTTTGCCGACTTGATTTGTGCTACATTCGGTCCTGCAGACAACCAGATACACGGATATCCAGGACATGAGGAGATTGAGCTGGCACTTATACGGCTCTATCGGCATACACACACGAAACGGTATCTGCAAACTGCCCAATACTTTCTGGAAACTCGAGGATCAGAACCGAATTATTTTGTTTCTGAAATTGCCAACCGAAAAGGACCGTGTCTGTTTGAAGAGTTCAGGGACTATGACCTTTGCTATTCACAGGCCCATCAACGACCGGTGGATCAAAGAAGTGCAGAAGGCCACGCGGTACGAGCTCTCTATTTATATTGTGCAATGGCTGATTTTGCTCAGGAAAAGGGTGATGAAGCTTACCGGATAGCCTGTGAAGCATTGTGGGAGAGCATCGAGCAAAAACGGATGTACATTACAGGTTCTGTGGGCTCCTCAGGGCTTCTTGAACGATTTACCACTGATTACGATCTTCCCAATGATAGAAACTATGGGGAAAGTTGTGCATCGGTTGCTCTGATGATGTTCGGTCGTCGTATGGCCAAGCTGACCGGAATGGCACGCTATCATGATACGGTTGAGCGAGCACTCTTCAATACAGTGCTTAGCGGTATAAGCGCTGATGGACTGCATTACTTCTACGTCAATCCGCTGGAAGTCTGGCCAGAGGCATGTATGCCTTTCACCAGTATGGCTCATGTAAAACCGGTCAGGAAGAAATGGTTTTCCGTAGCCTGCTGCCCCACCAACATCGCACGGACATTGGCTAACCTTGGCAGTTATATCTATGAAAGCAACGGAAATTCTGTAGTTGTCAACCAACTCATCTCATCCAGTATTGTCATAGAAATTGGAAAGGAGAAAAGAATTCTGCATTTGGATGTATCTGATTCAGGCAGAAGTCATCTCACCTTGTCGTGCGATAAAGACCTTTTGGTACAACTACGTCTGCCATGGTATGCCAATCATCCAACTTGTAAGGAGGATGGGACTAAAAGAGAGGTAATTGTAGCACATGGCTATGTACAGATACAACTTCATGCAGGGAAAACCGTGACCATGGATCTGCATGTTGAGCCACAATGGATGGCTGCCAATCCTCAGGTTCGGGCCGACCAGCACCGGGTTGCTTTGCAGTATGGACCGTTTGTGTTCTGCCTTGAGGAGACGGACAATTCTGCAAACCTCGCATCCCTTGTCGTCGATAGTACGAGAAAGCCCACTGTATCCGGGTTTTTGGAGGAATTGCCAGGCAAACTACCAATATTGGGCTATGAAGCCTGGAAAGTGGAAAGCGAAGAACAAGGACCCTTGTATCGGAAAGCTTCGTATAGGCTGAAACCACGTCAGGTACGTGCGATTCCCTATTGTATGTGGGGAAATCGTGAAAAAGGGGAGATGTTGGTCTTCCAATATTTGAAAACTGTGTGA
- a CDS encoding beta-mannosidase, with product MHTLDSNGVWNLYPLDTEKIAPHCKYFLNHDHIPCTLPGDIHSALLAASIIPDPYLGTQELDIQWVGQNDWVLQRTFSISEADLRDTHAILTLTMADTIIDILVNDAHIGSCDNQFRRWRFDIGSALQVGQNSIKLIFTSAENHAIKEAAKLAYPIPYSVYPVSAKHRNLVRKTQCHSGWDWGPCILSFGIYEPIQLTFADEGIIESVTCDTKPLSDDSWDLVVQVIFNAQKAQILPCSATCSGVTQQGSIETQVGLNKITFHLVCNKVQRWWPNGEGKAVLYPLNLTIGSQEVSKRIGFRTLVVKTEEDAEGGKGMVFSVNGRDIFAKGANWIPMDAFMGRLKRDRYEQLLQYAMDANMNMLRIWGGGLYEKEDFYELCDEKGILLWQDCMFSCSMYPSDPSFLASVEAELRYQVNRLHDHPSLALWCGNNEDLGAISWYEESRKNPYRYVIDYDRLNEGVVGKVIKELDPNRTWWPSSPSAGPSDFSDNWHNDKRGDMHFWSVWHEGKSFEEYYSIKPRFVSEFGYQSFPSLSTVATYAHPSMWNLTSVEMEHHQKNPRGNSIIIENFSRYYRFPTNFEQMLYLSQVQQATAMKMAIEYWRTTMPHCMGTLYWQLNDNWPVASWSSIDYTLKWKLLHYAAKRFYAPALPIAYQKEDGKVEVYIVNDGPKGIEDAKLSVKFCTFDGQKLGKQEYRLTIDAKSSTHMCTIDLKKKPKIDRQKTFIYLKLKSDDLYIENCLLLDKPKACQLCDPGIETHIEKASGGFLVTVSCTHPAFEVALDAQDLKGVFSDNLFNIRPTAQKVVFFKTHESITALQFKEKLKVFDVFSSSK from the coding sequence ATGCACACACTCGATAGTAACGGAGTCTGGAATCTCTATCCGCTCGATACAGAAAAGATTGCCCCGCATTGTAAATATTTCCTGAACCATGACCACATCCCCTGTACCCTGCCCGGCGACATTCATTCGGCTTTGCTCGCTGCTTCAATTATACCGGACCCCTACCTTGGAACACAGGAACTGGATATCCAATGGGTCGGACAAAACGATTGGGTTTTACAGCGCACATTCTCGATTTCCGAGGCTGACCTACGCGATACTCATGCAATCCTCACCCTGACTATGGCCGATACCATCATAGATATACTGGTCAATGATGCACACATAGGCAGCTGCGACAACCAATTCAGACGTTGGCGCTTTGACATCGGTTCTGCATTGCAGGTAGGGCAAAACAGCATCAAACTGATTTTCACCAGTGCAGAGAATCATGCCATCAAAGAAGCCGCGAAGCTTGCCTACCCCATTCCGTACTCAGTCTATCCGGTTTCGGCAAAACATCGGAACTTGGTGCGCAAAACCCAATGCCACAGCGGGTGGGATTGGGGTCCATGCATACTGAGTTTCGGCATCTATGAGCCGATCCAGCTGACCTTTGCCGACGAAGGCATTATCGAAAGCGTCACCTGCGACACGAAACCGCTCTCCGATGATAGCTGGGACTTGGTTGTACAGGTCATTTTCAATGCCCAAAAAGCTCAGATCCTGCCTTGCAGTGCAACCTGTTCAGGCGTTACACAACAGGGATCCATTGAAACCCAGGTTGGATTGAACAAGATTACCTTTCATCTTGTCTGCAACAAGGTACAACGTTGGTGGCCGAACGGCGAAGGGAAAGCAGTGCTGTATCCCCTAAACCTGACCATAGGAAGCCAAGAAGTATCCAAACGTATCGGTTTCAGGACATTGGTTGTTAAAACCGAGGAAGATGCAGAGGGCGGCAAAGGTATGGTTTTCTCTGTCAACGGCAGGGATATTTTTGCCAAGGGCGCCAACTGGATTCCCATGGATGCCTTCATGGGCCGCCTGAAGCGGGACCGCTATGAACAACTGCTGCAGTACGCAATGGATGCCAACATGAACATGCTGCGGATCTGGGGTGGTGGATTATACGAGAAAGAGGATTTCTACGAGCTTTGTGACGAAAAAGGCATTCTGCTTTGGCAGGATTGCATGTTCAGCTGCTCTATGTACCCATCCGATCCCTCCTTCCTCGCTAGTGTCGAGGCGGAGCTCCGCTACCAAGTCAATCGTCTGCACGACCACCCAAGCCTGGCCCTGTGGTGCGGAAACAACGAGGACTTGGGGGCCATCAGCTGGTATGAGGAGTCACGCAAGAATCCATATCGCTATGTCATCGACTATGACCGGCTCAACGAAGGCGTCGTTGGAAAGGTCATCAAAGAGCTCGATCCCAATCGAACGTGGTGGCCCAGCAGTCCGTCGGCAGGTCCCAGCGACTTCTCAGACAACTGGCACAATGACAAACGCGGTGACATGCACTTCTGGTCGGTCTGGCATGAGGGAAAGAGCTTCGAGGAGTATTATTCAATCAAGCCTCGGTTTGTCAGTGAATTTGGCTATCAGAGCTTCCCTTCATTATCCACTGTCGCAACGTATGCCCATCCCTCCATGTGGAATCTTACCAGCGTCGAAATGGAACACCACCAGAAGAATCCCAGGGGAAATTCCATCATAATCGAGAACTTCAGCCGCTATTACCGCTTTCCAACCAACTTTGAACAGATGCTGTATCTCAGTCAGGTTCAGCAGGCTACTGCCATGAAAATGGCCATAGAGTACTGGAGAACCACCATGCCCCATTGCATGGGTACGTTGTACTGGCAACTCAATGACAACTGGCCGGTAGCTTCCTGGTCCTCAATCGACTATACCCTCAAGTGGAAGCTCTTGCACTATGCTGCAAAGCGCTTCTATGCCCCTGCCCTTCCCATCGCCTATCAGAAGGAGGATGGCAAGGTTGAGGTGTACATCGTCAATGACGGGCCGAAGGGTATTGAGGATGCAAAGCTCTCAGTGAAGTTCTGCACGTTCGACGGCCAAAAGCTCGGCAAGCAGGAATATCGGCTTACCATCGATGCAAAAAGCAGCACCCATATGTGCACCATCGACTTGAAGAAGAAACCCAAAATCGATAGACAAAAAACATTTATCTATCTCAAGCTCAAGAGCGATGACCTGTACATTGAGAACTGCCTGCTTCTGGATAAACCCAAAGCTTGCCAACTCTGCGATCCTGGTATTGAAACGCACATAGAAAAAGCGAGCGGGGGTTTCTTGGTCACCGTGAGCTGCACCCATCCTGCATTCGAGGTCGCTCTCGATGCCCAGGACCTGAAGGGGGTTTTCAGTGACAACCTTTTCAATATCCGACCTACAGCGCAGAAGGTGGTGTTCTTCAAGACTCATGAGAGTATTACCGCTTTGCAGTTCAAGGAGAAGCTGAAGGTCTTCGACGTATTCAGCAGCAGCAAATAG
- a CDS encoding carbohydrate ABC transporter permease gives MNTLQSKQKLKRMFDILTFGILFVLGALVLLPIWWMVRSSLMTNTELYAFPPAFFPDKWLFSNYAATLEFFPFFKYLGNTLTIIVPSVLGGTLTATMGGYAFARLRFKGKDFLFLLCVGSMLLPTMVTLLPLYILWTRLLGVYDSYLPLVLPHFCGGGAFNIFLIRQFIKSIPRELDEAATIDGAGPLRVLASIIVPAIRSAMIVVALLLFIMLWNDLLQQIIYINSLDKFTIALGLSQFKGSLGTDWSMIMSATCMSFVPGILFYLVGQRYFIEGIVMTGMKQ, from the coding sequence ATGAATACGCTACAAAGCAAGCAAAAGCTGAAAAGGATGTTTGATATTCTTACATTTGGGATATTGTTTGTTCTGGGAGCATTGGTCCTATTGCCTATTTGGTGGATGGTACGTTCCAGCCTGATGACCAATACCGAATTGTATGCTTTCCCCCCGGCCTTCTTTCCCGACAAATGGCTCTTTTCCAACTATGCAGCAACCCTGGAATTCTTTCCATTTTTCAAGTACCTGGGGAATACCCTTACGATCATTGTCCCTTCCGTGTTGGGTGGAACCCTGACAGCAACGATGGGAGGCTATGCTTTTGCCCGGCTTCGCTTCAAAGGAAAAGACTTTCTCTTTTTGCTGTGTGTAGGGTCAATGTTGCTTCCCACAATGGTTACCTTGCTTCCCTTGTATATTCTTTGGACCCGCTTGCTTGGTGTCTACGACTCCTATCTGCCGTTGGTGCTTCCTCATTTTTGTGGTGGTGGAGCTTTCAATATTTTCTTGATTCGTCAGTTCATCAAATCCATTCCGAGGGAGCTGGATGAAGCCGCTACCATTGATGGAGCAGGCCCACTGCGAGTTTTGGCCTCCATCATTGTTCCCGCCATCAGATCAGCCATGATTGTAGTTGCCCTTCTGTTGTTCATCATGCTCTGGAATGATTTATTGCAGCAGATCATCTACATCAATAGTCTGGATAAATTCACCATAGCCTTGGGACTCTCCCAATTCAAGGGAAGTCTGGGAACCGATTGGTCGATGATCATGAGCGCCACCTGCATGTCCTTTGTCCCGGGTATCCTATTCTACTTGGTTGGACAGCGATATTTTATTGAAGGCATCGTCATGACAGGCATGAAGCAATAA
- a CDS encoding carbohydrate ABC transporter permease — MRSLNARQKSESRAAYICLFPSIIGLVFLTYLPLLSVCILGFFKWGKGAVEPIFVGFDNYRRLFTTDPYFSDSLKVTLLFSLLSVVMSMAYSLFIAMLLNRKIKGRLFFRAIFYLPYVLPAMAVYIGWSWLYESNFGLFNYILSALGCTKVKFLADSSLVVPSLALIAVWLAGNLIVIFLAGLQNVPKVYHDAAEIDGANSFQRFVHVTVPCMTPILFYNLLMALITNMQIVTPALALTNGGPGNASTFMTYLMYRYAFVSNQLGYAGAISFVFFLIIAVFTILLFATSKHWIFYEGEKA; from the coding sequence ATGAGAAGTTTGAACGCACGCCAAAAAAGTGAAAGCAGGGCAGCCTATATCTGTCTGTTTCCCTCAATTATTGGTTTGGTCTTTCTCACCTACCTTCCCTTGCTCAGTGTTTGCATATTAGGGTTTTTTAAATGGGGAAAGGGGGCGGTAGAGCCGATTTTTGTGGGCTTTGACAACTACCGCCGTCTTTTTACCACCGATCCCTATTTTTCTGATTCTCTGAAAGTCACGTTGCTGTTCAGTCTTCTTTCGGTTGTGATGAGCATGGCTTACTCCCTTTTTATTGCCATGCTGCTCAACCGAAAGATTAAGGGCCGGCTGTTCTTCAGAGCAATTTTTTATCTTCCTTATGTACTGCCGGCTATGGCCGTTTACATAGGTTGGTCTTGGTTGTATGAGTCCAATTTTGGGTTGTTCAACTACATCCTCTCTGCCTTAGGATGTACGAAAGTCAAGTTTCTTGCCGATTCTTCGTTGGTTGTTCCTTCCTTGGCGCTAATCGCCGTTTGGCTGGCAGGCAATCTCATAGTAATCTTCCTTGCAGGACTTCAAAATGTACCAAAAGTATACCATGACGCAGCCGAGATTGATGGGGCGAACAGCTTTCAACGGTTTGTGCATGTTACCGTTCCCTGTATGACACCGATACTCTTCTACAACCTACTCATGGCGCTGATTACCAATATGCAGATAGTCACTCCTGCCTTGGCATTAACCAACGGAGGACCCGGGAATGCTTCCACTTTCATGACGTATCTGATGTATCGATATGCCTTTGTAAGTAATCAACTGGGGTATGCCGGTGCTATCTCCTTTGTGTTTTTCCTCATCATTGCAGTATTTACGATTCTCTTGTTTGCAACCAGCAAACACTGGATTTTCTATGAGGGGGAGAAGGCATGA
- a CDS encoding diphosphate--fructose-6-phosphate 1-phosphotransferase — translation MDISPLQQVRYAYQPKLPAILRKDIASIAPAFGEATGAPTDADAIKALFPHTYGMSRITFTEGDNKAVKVQRNVGVILSGGQAPGGHNVISGLFDALKAANPENTLYGFKGGPSGILEDSYQIISSEFLQSFRNTGGFDIIGSGRTKLETQQQFEVCAQVCKKHAISALVIIGGDDSNTNAAVLAEYFLQKQHGIQVMGCPKTIDGDLKNEFIEISFGFDTATKTYSELIGNIARDANSAKKYWHFIKLMGRSASHIALECALQTQPNVCLISEEVEANKQSLVSIVEYIAQTVRDRAEDGNNFGVVLIPEGLVEFIPEIKALIDEINHLLSKEESAFNALSDSEQRIDFVSSRLSNNSREVFTILPDEIQKQLLMDRDPHGNVQVSRIETDKLLSTMVDARLKQLKAEHTYKGKFSSMTHFFGYEGRCAFPTNFDADYCYSLGYNAFCLIAAGVSGYLSSITNLCAPANEWNAGGIPITMMMNMEVRHGEKKPVIKKALVELQGKPFKYFAEHRAQWARKTCFTYPGAVQYFGPAEVCDRTTVTLTLEQSN, via the coding sequence ATGGACATTTCCCCTTTGCAGCAGGTTCGATATGCGTACCAGCCAAAGCTGCCCGCAATTCTTAGAAAGGACATCGCCAGCATTGCCCCCGCTTTCGGCGAGGCAACCGGTGCCCCAACCGATGCCGATGCCATCAAGGCACTGTTCCCTCATACCTATGGAATGAGCAGGATCACCTTCACTGAAGGCGACAACAAAGCCGTCAAAGTACAGCGCAATGTCGGTGTCATTCTCAGCGGCGGCCAAGCTCCCGGTGGACACAATGTCATCAGTGGATTGTTCGATGCCCTCAAGGCAGCAAATCCCGAAAACACCCTCTACGGGTTCAAAGGTGGTCCCTCCGGTATTCTGGAAGACTCCTACCAGATTATCAGCAGCGAGTTCCTGCAATCGTTTCGCAATACCGGTGGCTTTGACATCATCGGCAGTGGTCGAACCAAGCTCGAGACGCAACAGCAGTTTGAAGTTTGCGCCCAGGTGTGCAAGAAGCACGCTATCAGCGCCCTGGTCATCATCGGTGGTGACGACTCAAACACCAATGCAGCAGTTCTTGCAGAATATTTCTTGCAGAAGCAACATGGCATCCAGGTAATGGGCTGTCCCAAAACCATCGACGGCGACTTGAAGAATGAATTCATTGAGATTTCCTTCGGCTTCGACACCGCTACCAAAACCTACAGCGAATTGATCGGTAATATCGCCCGTGACGCCAACAGTGCCAAGAAATATTGGCACTTCATCAAACTCATGGGCCGCAGTGCCAGCCACATCGCATTGGAATGCGCTCTCCAGACCCAGCCGAATGTGTGTCTGATCAGCGAAGAGGTTGAGGCGAACAAGCAGAGCCTGGTCAGCATTGTAGAGTACATTGCTCAGACTGTCCGCGATCGCGCTGAGGATGGAAACAACTTCGGTGTAGTACTCATTCCCGAGGGTTTGGTTGAGTTCATTCCCGAGATCAAGGCTTTGATCGACGAGATCAACCACCTGCTTTCCAAAGAAGAGAGTGCTTTCAATGCCCTTTCCGACAGTGAGCAGCGCATCGACTTCGTCAGCAGCCGTTTGAGCAATAACAGCCGGGAAGTCTTCACCATTCTTCCCGATGAGATCCAGAAGCAGCTGTTGATGGACCGCGACCCGCACGGGAATGTGCAGGTATCGCGCATCGAGACCGACAAACTGCTCTCCACCATGGTTGACGCACGACTGAAGCAGCTGAAGGCTGAGCACACCTACAAGGGCAAGTTCAGCTCGATGACGCACTTCTTCGGGTATGAGGGACGTTGTGCCTTCCCGACCAATTTTGATGCTGATTACTGTTACAGCCTTGGGTATAATGCTTTCTGCCTCATCGCAGCAGGGGTGAGCGGTTACCTCAGTTCGATAACAAACCTCTGTGCACCGGCGAATGAGTGGAATGCAGGCGGGATTCCCATCACCATGATGATGAACATGGAAGTTCGTCATGGGGAGAAGAAACCTGTTATCAAGAAAGCTTTGGTAGAGCTACAAGGCAAGCCGTTCAAATACTTTGCCGAGCATCGCGCACAGTGGGCACGCAAGACATGCTTCACCTATCCCGGAGCTGTACAGTACTTTGGTCCAGCCGAGGTGTGTGACAGAACTACAGTCACGCTGACTTTGGAGCAATCCAACTAA
- a CDS encoding GGDEF domain-containing protein produces the protein MRQRRNVNQGASSYEAHHTQDSTLKLGALLQAIFVTVLLLLITYTLYQGWNERLVERGKQAGQSELLGIRKNLFLLMGNQEMFTALYGQRIEESLFIGEVPKLADLATYLDFLKKTHPSFSFATLDREMVVLDRYPTLGPYGIGYNYQNIEQYASHIMQTLLNDSATLDGPIKDEDHRNYLVSRYALSDNRAHWGLLTLYFDFEQFLIEAGADEVSSQYQVSMNFSHEGGEETFVWGAESLASEDAVSMDLSYSSLRWNMKLAPKDSWVAFSLPLLLYGIVSTLVCLAIGVLIYLHQIRYELVKARSRTDSLTGLLNRREFLNLLSQTDSGEQSYAVALIDIDNFKEINDTYGHLNGDKALLSLVETLKHHIRMSDVIARFGGDEFILLFRDCSNIDFCKRLFQAIRHTNVELEGKQVEVVISMGIAFSADEEKSPQALIATADRRLYQAKLGGKGRLCSFG, from the coding sequence ATGAGGCAAAGAAGGAACGTGAATCAGGGAGCCTCATCGTACGAGGCTCACCATACGCAAGACTCCACGCTAAAGCTTGGGGCGTTGCTGCAGGCAATTTTTGTTACGGTTCTCCTTCTGTTGATAACGTATACCCTCTACCAAGGGTGGAATGAACGGCTGGTGGAACGGGGAAAGCAAGCAGGACAGTCGGAGTTGTTGGGCATACGGAAAAATCTCTTTCTGTTGATGGGAAATCAGGAAATGTTTACCGCCCTGTACGGACAAAGAATAGAAGAGAGCCTTTTTATCGGGGAGGTGCCCAAGCTCGCCGACCTTGCCACCTATCTCGACTTCTTGAAAAAAACGCATCCATCCTTCAGCTTTGCAACTCTCGACCGTGAGATGGTGGTGCTTGACCGGTATCCAACTTTGGGACCCTATGGAATAGGATACAACTATCAGAATATTGAGCAGTATGCATCGCACATCATGCAAACACTCCTCAATGATAGTGCAACCTTGGACGGTCCCATCAAAGATGAGGATCATAGAAACTATTTGGTAAGCCGATATGCTCTATCCGACAACCGCGCCCACTGGGGCCTGCTAACCCTCTATTTCGACTTTGAGCAGTTCCTCATAGAAGCAGGGGCCGATGAGGTTTCCAGCCAGTATCAGGTGTCGATGAATTTCTCACACGAAGGAGGAGAAGAAACCTTCGTATGGGGTGCTGAGTCACTCGCTAGTGAGGATGCTGTTTCCATGGACTTGTCATATTCGTCGCTACGCTGGAATATGAAATTGGCACCCAAAGATTCTTGGGTTGCATTCTCCCTGCCGTTGTTGCTTTACGGAATAGTCAGTACTCTCGTCTGTTTGGCAATAGGGGTGCTGATTTACTTGCATCAAATCCGCTACGAGTTGGTGAAAGCACGCTCGCGCACCGACAGCCTGACCGGCTTGCTCAACCGCAGGGAATTTCTCAATTTACTTTCACAAACCGATTCGGGTGAACAATCGTATGCCGTAGCATTGATCGACATCGACAACTTCAAGGAAATCAACGATACCTACGGACATCTCAACGGGGACAAGGCCTTGCTTTCCCTGGTGGAGACACTCAAGCACCATATCCGCATGAGCGATGTCATCGCACGATTCGGGGGTGATGAGTTTATTCTGCTGTTTCGTGACTGCTCCAACATCGACTTCTGCAAACGCCTTTTCCAAGCGATCAGGCATACGAACGTGGAACTCGAGGGGAAGCAGGTCGAAGTGGTAATCAGCATGGGAATCGCATTTTCCGCTGATGAAGAAAAAAGCCCACAGGCTCTTATCGCTACCGCCGATCGTCGACTCTACCAAGCCAAGCTTGGTGGGAAAGGCCGACTTTGCAGTTTTGGCTGA